Below is a genomic region from Erigeron canadensis isolate Cc75 chromosome 7, C_canadensis_v1, whole genome shotgun sequence.
CACGACCACAAGGTTAAGAGCCTTGCGCTCTACCAACTGAGCTAGACGGGCTTTTGTTTAGTTCTTGCTTACTGGCTATATAATCAAATAGCACCATCGACATAGCTATATGAAATAAGAAAATGGggaatgatatatctacaacaactATTTGGCATCCACAACAATGTATGTTTTACACAGTTGTAAACTGTGCAGTAAAACatgtacatttgttgtagatggctaatagttgttgtagatttatcacttcTTAAAATAGCCAATTTTGTTTGCTCTTTTTAATTGCTTTTTGAAAGCCCAAAGTGTAATAAGGATATATGTGAAACTTAAGTTTCATTCATTATACAGATATAGCCTCGTACCAACATTCTTTAAGTTCATTGAAGCTAAGCTGATAAACACTTAAAGTTACATCTAACATTAACAATGTTATATGAGTAATTATTGGTTCATGTTCACagaaaaaattttcatttttatttctcTGACTCAAATATTGTGTTATTTGGAATTCCGGTTGATATTCGAGGAATATAAAGATGCTAATTCAATGACTAGTCAGCTCATAGGCTTTCAAAGGGAATTTAAGATAAGGTTATCTTTTTACCTGGTATAGgttgcaaaatgggtgggttgggaaATTGGTTGTTCAGAAAACCTTTGCTTCGTTTGACTTCCAACAGCCTGGCCCAATCAGTCAATGTTCATGATCTAATTTGAGCAGTGTATGTAACAAACTTACCTTATAACAATGTATCTATAATTGTATAGAAAACTTATAAATGATGTGTAATCAGATGGATGGTTTGTCATTTCAATGTGATAATGAAGTGAAACATAATAAAACACAGTCCAAACCATGAATTTTCTGAAACGATACAATACAACATGATCACCCATTTCATTTTAGGGCAACAAATATATCACCACTAAGAGTCTAAGACACACCGTTGTAATGCCAAAAGAAGCAGGCTTGCAGGTCGAAAACTTGAATGCAACGGTTTTTCACAACGTGTCCTGCAAAACAAAATTACTCGAAAACTAAAACATATGATTTCTAGATTTCTAGTTATTTAAGAATTACATAAATGGTGAGTTTAGAATTTTACAATTTAGATAGGTCTATGTGCAAACCATCTTTTGATCATATCAGAACCTTCTCTAGGTTTGTCCTCAGAAGCTGTATGCCCTGCCCCCTACACAAGTACAAAATCGTATACTATTTACATTCCATTCTTATGATAATAGTAGTTTTGTACGTATACAAAAATAGCTTGTTATACCTTTAAGGTCGCAAATACTAAAGTATAGTTATCACGGGCAAATGTCGTTTTGTATCCCCCAACTTGACGATTACTATACCAAGCATCCCAATTACTATCAGTCATCGTCAAGTTAAGAGACTTTATCCATTTGAGTGTACCCGAATGTGGAACTCTCAAGTCATGATCTCCACTTTATCACCGGAAAAAGAATAACACTATATAGTAAATAATCTTGCATATTGGGGTTTCCAAAAGTAATAACCAAGTTAGTACCTGAAAATCAAAGCTCTACAGTTTCTTTTAGTTAGATTTTGATGGTAGACGACGCTACTTTGGACATTGAAATCATACAATGGCATTGAAAGTTCACCATAGTTGTACTTCATATCCAAATTACATTTCACAAACTCTTTCACTGTTCCCTACTTACAATATCATGTAACTTAGCCCACAAGAGTATACcgaaataaatgaaaaaggCTTCTTTTTTATACTAATTGATTACTAGTTACCATACCTCTCGTACACCAAGTGCTTTCATAACGTCTTTATTATTAGCCCAAGCGGCTGCATAGTCATGAATGTCAACCTGTCAAAAACAAGACATAATGTCGTATAAGTTTATATGCTTATAAggaaaaaaagtaatatatacaTCAATGTTGAGAATTACATCACAATTAGTATCCTTGAAGGAAGATCGCGCGCTTAACATTCTAATTTGATTTGTAAGGTGAGATTTCTGGTAATTTCCCCTAAATATCGGATTTCCACCTCTAACCAAACTGCCTGGTGGATCGCAATCAACATCCAAAATCCTTTGATCATTGATGCGTTCAATTCGctggtattaaaaaaaatgaaagcaaTATATTAGTGTGGCTAACAAATGAAagcaatatattaaaaaaaatgaaagtaatTAACAGTTATGAGTTTAGTCTTAATTACTTTGTCTACTTCATCAATAGCTGACATACATAGTAGATTGTTAGAATCAGCTTGTGCATATTCTTCAAGGCAATTCTTTCTTGCAGACTGCACATATTAACAAAATGTGTAACAGATTTAGCTCGGCTGTGAAATTCCAAACTGGAAATCTGATTTGGCTTCTAAGATCACGATACGTGGCTAACTAACAGTCTTAGAAAGAATCTATGTATACCTCGTATAACTCTTCTGATATAAGTCCCATGTGATAAGAATACTCGAACCTAGAGTTTATATCGCTGTTTTTGTCAGTCAATGGGTTCCCTGCGACATATCCCTATACACGATTCCCATCATCAAACTCATTAGTATAGTCatgtatattagtatatatatgtataatttgcTAAAACTAGTTGCGT
It encodes:
- the LOC122607022 gene encoding serine carboxypeptidase-like 18, whose protein sequence is MEVLILLLLASLTLVTSQTIVETLPGYPGPLPFKLETGYIGVGEDEAVQLFYYFVESEGNPLEDPLMVWLSGGPGCTTLHAFFFEIGPMKIMYGKYIDNVPALRLDPNSWTKTVNVLYVEAPTLTGFSYTKTPESVRSSDTVSASQTAEFVRKFIRDHPKFSNNPLYVTGISYSGIIIPIVTEELYKGNDEGLQPTLNIRGYVAGNPLTDKNSDINSRFEYSYHMGLISEELYESARKNCLEEYAQADSNNLLCMSAIDEVDKRIERINDQRILDVDCDPPGSLVRGGNPIFRGNYQKSHLTNQIRMLSARSSFKDTNCDVDIHDYAAAWANNKDVMKALGVREGTVKEFVKCNLDMKYNYGELSMPLYDFNVQSSVVYHQNLTKRNCRALIFSGDHDLRVPHSGTLKWIKSLNLTMTDSNWDAWYSNRQVGGYKTTFARDNYTLVFATLKGAGHTASEDKPREGSDMIKRWFAHRPI